From the genome of Pseudomonas sihuiensis:
AGCGGCAGTACATCGAGACGGAACATCAGGTCGGCGCGGAAACGGCCCTCGGACACTTCCTGCTGCAGATCGCGGTTGGTCGCGGCGATGATGCGCACGTCCAGAGCAATTTCCCGGCGCCCGCCCAGACGCTCGACGCGCTGCTCCTGCAACACGCGCAACAGCTTGGCCTGCAGGCCCAGCGGCAGTTCACCGATCTCGTCGAGCAGCAGCGTGCCGCCATTGGCCAGTTCGAACTTGCCTGGCTGAGCGCTAAATGCGCCGGTGAAGGCGCCCTTCTCATGGCCGAAGAGAATGGATTCGAGCATCTGCTCGGGGATCGCCGCACAGTTCACGGCGATGAAGGGCGCATCATCCTGCGCGGAAAAGCGGTGGATGTAGCGGGCCATCAGCTCCTTGCCGGTGCCGGTCTCACCGGTGATCAGAATGGGCGCACGGGTCATGGCCACGCGCTGGGCCATGGCCAGCAAACGGCGACCAGCCTGCGAGCAGGAAACGAATCCTTCTTCGCCAGCGCTGGCCGACTCCTGACGGCGCAGCAGCGCACTGAGCTGGGCTTCGCTGAAGGGTGCCAGGAGGTAGTCGACGCAGCCGAGCTCGAGCAATGCTGCAGCTTTTTCCTGGTCGGCATATTCCACGACCGGCACTACACCGACACGACCGACCTGGCGCAGGATGGCGCCTACCTGTGCATAGAGAGTGTTGCCCGCCAGGCTGCTGACAAACACCAGCACCAGGCTGGCACTTTCCAGTGCCCGCGGGTCCAGTTCGAGACAGCTGGCGAAGCGGCGTACCTGAAAACCCTGGCGCAGCAGACCACCGGTCAACAGGCGCTCGCTGGCCGCATCGGCCTGACCGATCACCACTATGTGTTGCTGCCCCAGCTGTTCATTGAACAACTCGTCGCAGGCGTAACTTACCGTTTGAGTTGAATGCTTCAAGGTAAATCACCCGATGTCTTTCATGAGCCCGGCGGCGGCATTCGACCCTGTGTACAAAACTGCCAAGCAGATGACAGATTTTTTCACGTGGCCCCTTAATCTTTCGAAACTTTCCGTCGCTTGTATTGGTCAACTTCGGCAGCACTTGGCGGCGTGCCTTATATACGCGCAACGGATCACGGCGCGAACGTTAACAAGCGCACAGAAATTCGCCGAATTACTTGTTGTTATTTCCTATCAATGCTGGCAAGCCGCTATCAAAGACAGCATTTGATATCTATTGATTTAATTTCTCGCCCTCCCTCAGCCTAGACTCCTCCTCGTCATCACGGGCCTGCGCGCTTTTCCCGGATGAATTCGACGCCATGGCCAAGGCACTGCTGCCAACGCCCGCCGGCATATCAAAACGTCCCCTGCACGCCCATCGAATGCACTCGATGGTGCACACGCAGTTACAACCAGGAATACAGCCCACAACATGACCGGGATTAAAAAAGTCCTTCATGGCGTGCCCGCCGACAGTCTGACCCGGTTGAAACCGCAGAAACTTGGCCGGCATTACCACAAGATTCCCCACTATATTCGCGAGCTCTCCAGTAAGTACCCGCGAATTATCAGTGACTACTTTCTGCGTAACTATCGGATCAATCTTGAACTGCTGCGAGTCGATGTTCACGAGCACGTGAATAAAGATGCCGAGTGCCTCTATCGCTCGACGCTGGGCAAGGTCGGTTTCGCCATGGACCGCGCCCTGCTGACCGAAGCACTGGAGTGTTACTACGGCGGCACTTGCCTGCCCAACCATGAAGCGCCGCCAGTGAGTACCTCGGAGCAGCGCATGCGTACGCGTCTGGGTCTGGACGTGACCCAGTTGTTCGCCCGCTCGATTCTCGCCGGCCAGACCTTCGGCAAGCTCGAGCCTTACGACAACACCTATGAAGAAGCAGCCTGGGAGTACGTGGCAGAGTTTCACTTCACCAGCCATATCACCGGCAGCCAGGCATCGATTTTCATTTATCTGGATACACAGCTGGTCGATGAGCTGACCAGCCGCCTGACAACACCGGCCCCCATGGCCCAGGGCGGCAACTCGCTCAATCAGATTCGCCAGTTGCCGGTGCGCCTGGACTGCGTGGTGGCCAGCCTGCAGATGCCCCTGTCGCAAGTGCTTGCCCTGCGCCCCGGCGACATCCTGCCGATGCGCCTGCTGGAGCGCTGCGATGTACAGATCAACCAGCAGAAGCTGTTTCGCGGCGCCATCTTCGAAGACGACGGCTCCTTGTTCCTGACTTCTCTTGAGAGCGTGAAGACCCCATGAGCAGCCCCATTTCCGATAACGATTTCGACAGCCTGATCAACGACGCCGGCCTTGTCCTCGACGAGTCCGTCAGCGACGCCATGCCAGAGCAGGCTCCGGTCGGCCTGCCGCAGCAGGACCTGAGCTTCTTCGGCAAGATCCCGGTCAATGTCACCCTGGAAGTGGCCTCTACCGAGATCACGCTCAAGGAGCTGATGGATGTCGATGCAGGCAGCGTGATCGCCCTCGACAAGCTGGCCGGCGAGCCGCTGGACGTGAAGGTCAACGGCGCGCTGTTCGCCAAGGCCGAAGTGGTGGTGATGAACGGCAACTACGGCCTGCGCATCGTCGAGCTGTCCGGTAGCGGCCTCAGCGGGCTGGGTGTGTGATGCTGCGCCGGCTGCTGCAGCTCGGCCTGCTGCTGGCGGCCCTGTGCTGCCCGCTGCTGGCCCAGGCGGCCGGCGGCGATATCACCCTGTTCAACTTCAACGATACCGAAGACGGCCAGACCCTCAGCGTCAAGCTGCAGATCCTGCTGATCATGACGCTGCTGGGCTTTCTCCCGGCCATGCTGATGATGATGACCTGCTTCACCCGCTTCATCATCGTCCTGGCCATCCTGCGTCAGGCCATCGGCCTGCAGCAAAGCCCGCCCAACCCGGTGCTGATCGGGATCGCCCTGTGCCTCACCCTGCTGGTGATGCGCCCGGTGTGGCATGAGATGTACACCGAGGCCTATGTGCCCTTCGAGGCCGACCAGATCAGCCTCGAGCAGGGGATGGGCGAAGGCAAGCGCATCATCAGCCAGTTCATGTTGGCGCAGACCAGCAAGAACTCGCTGGAAACCCTGGTCGCCCTGGCCGGCGAAGAGCTGCCTGAGGACCTGGCCCAGCTGGACTTTTCCCTGCTGCTGCCGGCCTTCGTACTGAGCGAGCTGAAAACCGCCTTCCAGCTCGGCTTCATGATCTTCGTGCCCTTTCTGGTGATCGACCTGGTGGTGGCCAGCGTACTGATGGCGATGGGCATGATGATGCTCTCGCCGATGATGATCTCGCTGCCGTTCAAGCTGCTGGTCTTCGTGCTGGTCGACGGCTGGACGCTGCTGGTCGGCACCCTTACCACCAGTATCCAGCCCTATTAGCGAGGCCTTGCGATGCTCACGCCCGAACACGCCGCCCAGCTGGTGGCTCATGCCGTCTACATCACCGGTCTGATCGTCTGCGTACTGGTGGTGCCGAGCCTGCTCGGCGGCCTGCTGGTGAGCATTTTCCAGGCGGCTACGCAGATCAACGAGCAGATGCTCAGCTTCCTCCCACGCCTGCTGATCACCCTGGCGATGCTGGTGTTCGCCGGCCACTGGATTCTGCGCACCCTGGGGGATCTGTTCATCGAAACCTTCAAGCAGGCCGGGCATCTGGTGGGCTGAAGCATGTCCGAACCCGTGCTGCATGCCAGCCAGTATCTGACCAGCCTGCAGGCCTACTGGTGGCCGTTCTGCCGCATCCTGGCGCTGCTCAGCATGGCCCCCTTGTTCAACCACAAGGCGGTATCGGTGCGTGTGCGCATCCTGCTCGCCCTGGCGCTGACGGTGGCATTGGGCGCGGCATTGCCGGACATGCCGCCGATCGACCCGCTGTCGCTGCAAGGCCTGATGACCGCACTGGAACAGATCGCCTTCGGCGTGCTGCTGGGCCTGACCCTGCAACTGGTGTTCACCATCTTCATGCTGGTCGGCGAGGTGGTATCGACGCAGATGGGCATGAGCATGGCGCGCTACAACGATCCGGTGAACGGCGTGTCGTCGTCATCGATCGTCTATCAGCTTTACTTCATCCTGCTGGTACTGCTGTTCTTCGCCATCGACGGCCACTTGGTCACGGTCAGCGTGCTGTACCAGAGCTTCCTGTTCTGGCCGGTGGGCAGCGGTCTGCATTACCTGGGCGCGCAGAGCTTCGTTCAGGCCTTCGCCTGGGTATTGGCCGCCGCCGTGCTGGTGACCCTGCCGATCGTGTTCTGCCTGACCCTGATGCAGTTCTGCTTCGGTCTGCTCAACCGCATTTCACCGGCGATGAACCTGTTCTCCCTGGGCTTTCCCATCAGCATTCTGATGGGCCTGCTGTGCATCTACCTGACCCTGCCCAACCTGCCCGACAGCTACCTGCACCTGACCCGCGAGCTGCTCAACGGCATGGGCGTGATCCTGCGCGAGGGCGGCGATGTCTGAGCAGAACAGCGGCCAGGAAAAAACGGAAGAAGCCTCCGCGCACAAACTGAAGAAGAGCAAGGACGACGGTCAGGTCGCGCGCTCCAAGGATTTGTCGACCACCATCTCGCTGATCGCCACGCTGTTCATTCTCAAGTTCAGCGCCGGACTGTTCCTCGAGGGACTGAGCGACAGCTTCCGCCTGTCCTATATCCAGTTCGGCCACAGCGAGATCGGCCTGGACGACCTCGACACCCTGCTCGGCTACAACATGCTGGTGTTCATCAAGCTGCTGGCACCGATGCTGCTCACCTCCGTGCTGGTGGTGGCGTTGTCGCTGGTACCGGGTGGCTGGGTGTTCTCGGCGAAGAACTTCGCGCCGAAGCTGAGCAAGCTCAACCCCATCGCCGGCCTGGGGCGGATCTTCTCCGCGCAGAACTGGAGCGAGCTGCTCAAGTCGGTGCTCAAGGTGCTGGTGCTGCTCGGCATTGGCTATGTGCTGGTGCGCGCGGCGCTGCCGGAATTGATCGCCCTGCAGCGCAGCAGCGTGCTGGAGGCGATCTCGTCGGCCTTTGACCTGACCTTCAACCTGATCCTCTGCCTGATGCTGGTGTTCGTGCTGTTTTCCTTCATCGACATCCCGCTGCAGCGCTACTTCTTCCTCAAGAAACTGCGCATGACCAAGCAGGAGCGCAAGGAAGAGCACAAGAACCAGGAAGGCCGCCCAGAGGTCAAGGCGCGCATCAAGCAGCTGCAGCGGCAGATGCTGCAACGACAGATCAGCAAGGTGATCAAAAATGCCGACGTAGTCATCGTCAACCCGACGCACTACGCGGTGGCGCTGAAGTACGACAGCAAGAAGGCCGCCGCTCCCTTCGTGCTGGCCAAGGGCGTCGACGAGACCGCGCTGTACATGCGTCAGATGGCCAAAAAGCACGAACTCGAAGTGCTGGAGATTCCGCCGCTGGCGCGCGCCATCTACTTCACCACCCAGATCAATCAGCAGATCCCGGCGCCGCTGTATACCGCGGTCGCCCATGTGCTGACCTACATCCTGCAGCTCAAGGCCTGGCGCCAGGGCCGCAGAAGCAAGCCGCAACTGGCGAGCAACCTCCCGATTCCCGACAGCTTGGCCAACAGGGGCTGATTCATGAACCTACTGCAGCAACTCGCGCCCACCTTCCGCAGCGGCCGCATCGGTATTCCGGTGCTGATCCTGTCGATCCTGGCCATGGTCATCCTGCCGCTGCCGCCGGTGCTGCTCGATGCCCTGTTCACCTTCAACATCGCCATGGCCATCCTGGTGCTGCTGGTCAGCGTGTCGTCGAAGAGCCCGCTGGACTTCTCCCTGTTCCCCACGGTGATCCTGATCACCACCCTGCTGCGTCTGTGCCTGAACGTCGCCTCCACCCGCGTGGTCCTGCTCGAGGGTCACACGGGTACCGGTGCGGCGGGCAAGGTGATCGAGTCGTTCGGCGAGGTGGTGATCGGCGGCAACTTCATCGTCGGCCTGGTGGTGTTCGTGATCCTGATGATCATCAACTTCATCGTCATCACCAAGGGCGGCGAGCGTATCTCCGAGGTCACCGCGCGCTTCACCCTCGATGCCCTGCCGGGCAAGCAGATGGCCATCGACGCCGACCTCAACGCCGGCCTGATCGAGCAGCACGAAGCCAAGCGTCGCCGCGCCGAAGTGGCCAAGGAAGCCGACTTCTACGGGGCCATGGACGGCGCCTCGAAGTTCGTCCGCGGCGACGCCATCGCCGGCATTCTGATTCTCTTGATCAACCTGTTCGGCGGCTTCGCCATCGGTTTGTTCGTCTACGACCTGAGTGCCGGCCAGGCTTTCCAGCAATACGCCCTGCTCACCATCGGTGACGGCCTGGTGGCGCAGATCCCGGCGCTGCTGCTGTCCACCGCGGCGGCGATTATCGTCACGCGGATCAACGAATCCTCGGACATCACCGATCAGGTGCACCGCCAGCTGCTGGCCCAGCCGGCGCTGCTCTATACCGTGGCCGGCATTCTCTTCACCCTGGCCCTGGTGCCGGGCATGCCGCATCTGGCCTTTATCAGCTTCGCCGCATTGGTGGCCTTCGTGGCCTGGATGGTGGCGCGCAACGGCCCGCCGAAAGAAGCAGCGAGCCTGGAGCAGGTCGAAGCCCTGGGCAAGGCGATGGAACAGGAGCGCGCGCAGAACTTGGTGTGGGAAGACATCCCGCTGGTGGAGCGCCTGTCGGTGTCGCTGGGCTACAAGCTGGTAGGACTGGTCAACGAGGCCGCCGGAGCACCGCTGACCCAGCGCGTTCGCGGTGTACGCCAGACGCTTTCGGAAAACCTGGGTTTCCTCCTGCCGGAGGTGCACATCCGCGACAGCCTGCGTCTGAAGGCCTCGCAATACAGCATCCAGATCAATGGCGAGAAGATCGACGGCGCCGAACTGCATGCCGACCGCATGATGGCCATCCCCTCACCGGAGCTCTATGGCGAGATCGACGGCATTCTCGGCATCGACCCGGCCTATCGCATGCAGGTGGTGTGGATTCAGCCGGAGGACAAGGCGCGTGCGCTGAATCTCGGCTACCAAGTGATCGACTGTGCCAGCGTCATCGCCACCCACCTGAACAAGGTGATCCGCGAGCACTTGCCGGACGTGTTCAAGCACGACGACGTCGACCATCTGATGCAGCGTCTTCAGGTGCAGGCACCAAAGCTGGCCGAGAGTCTGAAGAGCCAGCTCAGCTACACCCAGCAGCACCGCGTCTACCGCCAGCTGCTGCAGGAGCAGGTGCCACTCAAGGATATCGTCACCATCGCCACCACCCTGCTGGAAGCCAGCGAGTCGACCAAGGATCCGGTGCTGCTGGCGTCCGACGTGCGCTACGCGCTGCGCCGCAGCATCGTCGGCATGATCGCAGGCGAGCGGCAGGAGCTGTCGGTGTTCATCCTCGAGAATGCGCTGGAAAACACCCTGCTCAATGCCCTGGCCATCGCCCAACAGGCCGGCCCGGTGAGCCTGGACAACATCCCGGTGGAGCCGAGCCTGCTCAACCAGTTGCAGAACACCATGCCGGTGGTGAAGGAAAAACTGCGCAAGGACGGCCACCCACCGATCCTTACCGTGATGCCGCAGCTACGCCCGCTGCTAGCGCGCTACGCCCGGGTGTTCAGCCCCGGCCTGCACGTGCTGTCGCAGAACGAGATCCCGGACCGGGTGGGCGTCAATATCCTCGGCACTCTGGGCTGATCGAGATTGCGAAGGTGGATGCGTTCTCGCATCCACCATGCCGCGCTAGCAGTCAGGAATAATCACTCCAGCAGTAGATCGCCCTTACGCTGCGTCACTGCCCTGCCTACCTAAGCCTTCTCCTTGCGCACCTTGCGCATGCCCTCGATCAGCCGCACGTACTCGGCCGAGTCCCCCTGCAAAGCGAGCCCTGCCTCGAAAAAGCCGGTGCGGATATTTTCCTGCGACCACTGACAAGCCATGTCTACGTCTACCTGGCGCATCTCTCCGTGGCGGTCACGCATACGCACACGCAGCTTCAGTTCGGTTCCTGGCTCTACCGGGGTATCGGTCAGCAGTTTCATTCCGCACTCGGAAACGTCGCCGGCATAACCGATCAGGGTGTCGCTTTCTCGATCACTGATCTTGATGCGAAAGGTGGAACGAAAGGTGATTCGGCTCGATTGACGCATAGGAGAATGCCTTAGTGCTCGCCACGTCTGATGGGATCGCGAGAATCAGGCGTCATCAATGGATGATCATTCGAAACGCAATCGCCAATTGATAGCCTGTGACTCATCACAGCAAGACGACCATGGCTTGCAGATAGTTAAATCCGCCTAAGTCGCTGGAATGATCTATCGCCGGTAGGAGCGAGCTCTGCTCGCGAAGCCCCATAGCGGGGTGCGTCCTACGCGCCGCAGTGATCGCCTCATTGGCAGTGCACGCAGCGCAGCCGGCCCTGCCCGTAAACTTTCCCGAGCGCAAAGAAGAAACCCCAGACCGCTAAGCGATCTGGGGTTTCGTATAGGAGCTTGACGATGACCTACTCTCACATGGTGAAGCACCACACTACCATCGGCGATGCGTCGTTTCACTTCTGAGTTCGGGATGGGATCAGGTGGTTCCAACGCTCTATGGTCGTCAAGCAATTCGGTTGGGATCTCGCGGTGAGGCGCTATCCCTTGGATACGTGATAGAGGCTTGTAGCTCTCGCAAATTTTCGGCTTTCTGTCGACTTCACCATCGACACCTTCTGCGTTGAGGGCAGATTGTTTGGGTGTTATATGGTCAAGCCTCACGGGCAATTAGTATGGGTTAGCTCAACGCCTCACAGCGCTTACACACCCCACCTATCAACGTCGTAGTCTTCGACGGCCCTTCAGGGAGCTCAAGGCTCCAGTGAGATCTCATCTTGAGGCAAGTTTCCCGCTTAGATGCTTTCAGCGGTTATCTTTTCCGAACATAGCTACCCGGCAATGCCACTGGCGTGACAACCGGAACACCAGAGGTTCGTCCAACCCGGTCCTCTCGTACTAAGGTCAGCCCCTCTCAAATCTCAAACGTCCACGGCAGATAGGGACCGAACTGTCTCACGACGTTCTAAACCCAGCTCGCGTACCACTTTAAATGGCGAACAGCCATACCCTTGGGACCGGCTTCAGCCCCAGGATGTGATGAGCCGACATCGAGGTGCCAAACACCGCCGTCGATATGAACTCTTGGGCGGTATCAGCCTGTTATCCCCGGAGTACCTTTTATCCGTTGAGCGATGGCCCTTCCATACAGAACCACCGGATCACTAAGACCTACTTTCGTACCTGCTCGACGTGTCTGTCTCGCAGTCAAGCGCGCTTTTGCCTTTATACTCTACGACCGATTTCCGACCGGTCTGAGCGCACCTTCGTACTCCTCCGTTACTCTTTGGGAGGAGACCGCCCCAGTCAAACTACCCACCATACACTGTCCTCGACCCGGATGACGGGCCAGAGTTAGAACCTCAAGGTTGCCAGGGTGGTATTTCAAGGATGGCTCCATGAGAACTGGCGTCCCCACTTCAAAGCCTCCCACCTATCCTACACAAGCAAGCTCAAAGTCCAGTGCAAAGCTATAGTAAAGGTTCACGGGGTCTTTCCGTCTAGCCGCGGATACACTGCATCTTCACAGCGATTTCAATTTCACTGAGTCTCGGGTGGAGACAGCGCCGCCATCGTTACGCCATTCGTGCAGGTCGGAACTTACCCGACAAGGAATTTCGCTACCTTAGGACCGTTATAGTTACGGCCGCCGTTTACCGGGGCTTCGATCAAGAGCTTCGCTTGCGCTAACCCCATCAATTAACCTTCCGGCACCGGGCAGGCGTCACACCCTATACGTCCACTTTCGTGTTTGCAGAGTGCTGTGTTTTTAATAAAC
Proteins encoded in this window:
- the flhA gene encoding flagellar biosynthesis protein FlhA, which translates into the protein MNLLQQLAPTFRSGRIGIPVLILSILAMVILPLPPVLLDALFTFNIAMAILVLLVSVSSKSPLDFSLFPTVILITTLLRLCLNVASTRVVLLEGHTGTGAAGKVIESFGEVVIGGNFIVGLVVFVILMIINFIVITKGGERISEVTARFTLDALPGKQMAIDADLNAGLIEQHEAKRRRAEVAKEADFYGAMDGASKFVRGDAIAGILILLINLFGGFAIGLFVYDLSAGQAFQQYALLTIGDGLVAQIPALLLSTAAAIIVTRINESSDITDQVHRQLLAQPALLYTVAGILFTLALVPGMPHLAFISFAALVAFVAWMVARNGPPKEAASLEQVEALGKAMEQERAQNLVWEDIPLVERLSVSLGYKLVGLVNEAAGAPLTQRVRGVRQTLSENLGFLLPEVHIRDSLRLKASQYSIQINGEKIDGAELHADRMMAIPSPELYGEIDGILGIDPAYRMQVVWIQPEDKARALNLGYQVIDCASVIATHLNKVIREHLPDVFKHDDVDHLMQRLQVQAPKLAESLKSQLSYTQQHRVYRQLLQEQVPLKDIVTIATTLLEASESTKDPVLLASDVRYALRRSIVGMIAGERQELSVFILENALENTLLNALAIAQQAGPVSLDNIPVEPSLLNQLQNTMPVVKEKLRKDGHPPILTVMPQLRPLLARYARVFSPGLHVLSQNEIPDRVGVNILGTLG
- a CDS encoding FliM/FliN family flagellar motor switch protein, with the protein product MTGIKKVLHGVPADSLTRLKPQKLGRHYHKIPHYIRELSSKYPRIISDYFLRNYRINLELLRVDVHEHVNKDAECLYRSTLGKVGFAMDRALLTEALECYYGGTCLPNHEAPPVSTSEQRMRTRLGLDVTQLFARSILAGQTFGKLEPYDNTYEEAAWEYVAEFHFTSHITGSQASIFIYLDTQLVDELTSRLTTPAPMAQGGNSLNQIRQLPVRLDCVVASLQMPLSQVLALRPGDILPMRLLERCDVQINQQKLFRGAIFEDDGSLFLTSLESVKTP
- a CDS encoding sigma-54 interaction domain-containing protein; the protein is MKHSTQTVSYACDELFNEQLGQQHIVVIGQADAASERLLTGGLLRQGFQVRRFASCLELDPRALESASLVLVFVSSLAGNTLYAQVGAILRQVGRVGVVPVVEYADQEKAAALLELGCVDYLLAPFSEAQLSALLRRQESASAGEEGFVSCSQAGRRLLAMAQRVAMTRAPILITGETGTGKELMARYIHRFSAQDDAPFIAVNCAAIPEQMLESILFGHEKGAFTGAFSAQPGKFELANGGTLLLDEIGELPLGLQAKLLRVLQEQRVERLGGRREIALDVRIIAATNRDLQQEVSEGRFRADLMFRLDVLPLHISPLRERKEDVLALARRFIRQYAPQDARHELLTEDACRALLAHDWPGNVRELENCLQRALILRNGLYIQAQDLGLSVPVSSAAEQAPRMQPQVLEGGKAALRASGKWAEYQHVIDTIRRFGGHKTKAAESLGMTPRALRYRLNAMREQGVQIPV
- the fliP gene encoding flagellar type III secretion system pore protein FliP (The bacterial flagellar biogenesis protein FliP forms a type III secretion system (T3SS)-type pore required for flagellar assembly.); its protein translation is MLRRLLQLGLLLAALCCPLLAQAAGGDITLFNFNDTEDGQTLSVKLQILLIMTLLGFLPAMLMMMTCFTRFIIVLAILRQAIGLQQSPPNPVLIGIALCLTLLVMRPVWHEMYTEAYVPFEADQISLEQGMGEGKRIISQFMLAQTSKNSLETLVALAGEELPEDLAQLDFSLLLPAFVLSELKTAFQLGFMIFVPFLVIDLVVASVLMAMGMMMLSPMMISLPFKLLVFVLVDGWTLLVGTLTTSIQPY
- the fliN gene encoding flagellar motor switch protein FliN; translated protein: MSSPISDNDFDSLINDAGLVLDESVSDAMPEQAPVGLPQQDLSFFGKIPVNVTLEVASTEITLKELMDVDAGSVIALDKLAGEPLDVKVNGALFAKAEVVVMNGNYGLRIVELSGSGLSGLGV
- the fliR gene encoding flagellar biosynthetic protein FliR, with the protein product MSEPVLHASQYLTSLQAYWWPFCRILALLSMAPLFNHKAVSVRVRILLALALTVALGAALPDMPPIDPLSLQGLMTALEQIAFGVLLGLTLQLVFTIFMLVGEVVSTQMGMSMARYNDPVNGVSSSSIVYQLYFILLVLLFFAIDGHLVTVSVLYQSFLFWPVGSGLHYLGAQSFVQAFAWVLAAAVLVTLPIVFCLTLMQFCFGLLNRISPAMNLFSLGFPISILMGLLCIYLTLPNLPDSYLHLTRELLNGMGVILREGGDV
- the flhB gene encoding flagellar biosynthesis protein FlhB; amino-acid sequence: MSEQNSGQEKTEEASAHKLKKSKDDGQVARSKDLSTTISLIATLFILKFSAGLFLEGLSDSFRLSYIQFGHSEIGLDDLDTLLGYNMLVFIKLLAPMLLTSVLVVALSLVPGGWVFSAKNFAPKLSKLNPIAGLGRIFSAQNWSELLKSVLKVLVLLGIGYVLVRAALPELIALQRSSVLEAISSAFDLTFNLILCLMLVFVLFSFIDIPLQRYFFLKKLRMTKQERKEEHKNQEGRPEVKARIKQLQRQMLQRQISKVIKNADVVIVNPTHYAVALKYDSKKAAAPFVLAKGVDETALYMRQMAKKHELEVLEIPPLARAIYFTTQINQQIPAPLYTAVAHVLTYILQLKAWRQGRRSKPQLASNLPIPDSLANRG
- a CDS encoding flagellar biosynthetic protein FliQ; translation: MLTPEHAAQLVAHAVYITGLIVCVLVVPSLLGGLLVSIFQAATQINEQMLSFLPRLLITLAMLVFAGHWILRTLGDLFIETFKQAGHLVG
- a CDS encoding PilZ domain-containing protein — translated: MRQSSRITFRSTFRIKISDRESDTLIGYAGDVSECGMKLLTDTPVEPGTELKLRVRMRDRHGEMRQVDVDMACQWSQENIRTGFFEAGLALQGDSAEYVRLIEGMRKVRKEKA